Proteins from one Mycobacterium adipatum genomic window:
- a CDS encoding GAF domain-containing sensor histidine kinase encodes MKGSQATDDEGARPLRAALSQLRLRELLSEVQDRIAQIAEDRDRVGGLVDAMLAVTAGLDLDVTLRTIVHTARELLDARYAALGVRGRGNELEAFIYEGIDEATRQRIGPLPQGLGVLGVLISEPTPIRLENIHDHPASVGFPPNHPPMRSFLGVPVRIRQEVYGNLYLTEKTSGQPFSEDDEVLAEALAAAAGIAIDNARLYEQSRARQSWIEATRDIATELLSGSDPSRVFQAIADEALKLTGANTAFVAVPDDDELPADEVNELIVTEIAGESLVSADRVAPIAVAETAVGAAFRSREPYQCDVFDGVPGLVDDAGPALVLPLHAGGSVAGILVALRRQGSPAFTEDQLDMAAAFAGQAALAWQLASTQRQMHELNVLTDRDRIARDLHDHVIQRLFAIGLAIQGTIPRARSSDVQQRLSNSVDDLQAVIQEIRTAIFDLHGGAASTTRFRQRVNEIIEQFTNTELRMSVQFIGPLSVIEPSLADHAEAVVREAVSNAVRHSGASELAIVVRVEDDLCLTISDNGCGMGENTATSGLVNLRTRAEQVGGELSVDSAPSGGTVLRWSAPLL; translated from the coding sequence GGACCGCGACCGGGTAGGCGGCCTCGTCGACGCCATGCTCGCCGTGACGGCGGGCCTCGACCTGGACGTCACACTGCGCACCATCGTTCATACCGCCCGCGAGCTGCTCGACGCGCGCTATGCCGCCCTCGGCGTCCGCGGGCGCGGCAACGAACTCGAGGCGTTCATCTACGAGGGCATCGACGAAGCCACCCGCCAGCGAATCGGACCGCTCCCCCAGGGCCTTGGTGTGCTGGGGGTCCTGATATCCGAACCCACCCCGATCCGGCTGGAGAATATCCACGACCATCCGGCGTCGGTCGGGTTCCCGCCCAACCACCCCCCGATGCGGAGCTTCCTCGGCGTCCCGGTACGCATCCGGCAAGAGGTGTACGGCAACCTCTACCTGACCGAGAAGACCTCGGGTCAGCCCTTCAGCGAGGATGACGAGGTGCTCGCCGAGGCGCTGGCCGCGGCGGCCGGCATCGCGATCGACAATGCCCGGCTGTACGAGCAATCGCGGGCGCGGCAGTCATGGATCGAGGCAACCCGCGATATCGCCACCGAATTGCTCTCCGGCAGCGACCCGAGCCGGGTATTTCAGGCGATCGCGGACGAGGCGCTGAAGCTGACCGGCGCCAACACCGCATTCGTCGCGGTGCCCGACGATGACGAGCTGCCGGCCGATGAGGTAAACGAACTCATCGTCACCGAGATTGCCGGCGAGAGCCTGGTCTCCGCCGACCGGGTTGCGCCGATCGCCGTAGCCGAAACGGCTGTCGGCGCGGCATTTCGGTCACGCGAGCCCTACCAGTGCGATGTGTTCGACGGCGTCCCTGGGCTCGTCGACGATGCCGGGCCCGCGCTGGTTCTTCCGCTGCACGCCGGAGGATCGGTCGCCGGCATACTCGTCGCACTGCGCCGCCAGGGCTCCCCGGCGTTCACCGAGGATCAGTTGGACATGGCGGCAGCATTCGCCGGTCAAGCGGCGTTGGCGTGGCAGCTCGCATCAACCCAGCGTCAGATGCATGAACTCAATGTGCTCACCGATCGCGATCGTATCGCACGAGATCTGCATGACCATGTCATCCAGCGACTCTTCGCGATCGGCCTGGCAATCCAGGGGACCATTCCGCGCGCCCGTTCATCCGATGTCCAACAACGGCTTTCGAACTCTGTCGATGATCTTCAGGCTGTCATCCAAGAGATTCGCACCGCGATCTTCGACCTGCACGGCGGCGCCGCCTCAACAACGCGGTTCCGACAGCGCGTAAACGAGATCATCGAGCAGTTCACCAACACCGAACTGCGGATGAGTGTCCAGTTCATCGGCCCGTTGTCCGTCATCGAGCCGAGTTTGGCCGACCACGCCGAAGCCGTGGTACGGGAGGCGGTCAGCAACGCCGTGCGCCATTCCGGTGCCAGCGAACTCGCGATCGTGGTCCGGGTCGAGGACGACCTGTGCCTCACCATTTCTGACAATGGTTGCGGTATGGGCGAGAACACGGCCACCAGCGGTCTGGTCAATCTCCGGACCCGCGCCGAACAGGTCGGCGGTGAGTTGTCCGTCGACAGCGCGCCGTCGGGTGGCACCGTGCTGCGCTGGAGCGCACCGCTGCTCTGA